The following are encoded in a window of Bos indicus isolate NIAB-ARS_2022 breed Sahiwal x Tharparkar chromosome 7, NIAB-ARS_B.indTharparkar_mat_pri_1.0, whole genome shotgun sequence genomic DNA:
- the HAPLN1 gene encoding hyaluronan and proteoglycan link protein 1, whose amino-acid sequence MKSLLLLVLISFCWADHHSDNYTVDHDRVIHIQAENGPRLLVEAEQAKVFSRRGGNVTLPCKFYRDPTAFGSGTHKIRIKWTKLTSDYLKEVDVFVSMGYHKKTYGGYHGRVFLKGGSDNDASLVITDLTLEDYGRYKCEVIEGLEDDTAVVALDLQGVVFPYFPRLGRYNLNFHEAQQACLDQDAVIASFDQLYDAWRSGLDWCNAGWLSDGSVQYPITKPREPCGGQNTVPGVRNYGFWDKDKSRYDVFCFTSNFNGRFYYLIHPTKLTYDEAVQACLNDGAQIAKVGQIFAAWKLLGYDRCDAGWLADGSVRYPISRPRRRCSPSEAAVRFVGFPDKKHKLYGVYCFRAYN is encoded by the exons CAGAAAATGGCCCCCGTCTACTGGTGGAAGCAGAACAAGCCAAGGTGTTCTCACGTAGAGGTGGCAATGTTACACTGCCATGTAAATTTTACCGAGACCCTACAGCATTTGGCTCAGGAACCCACAAAATCCGGATTAAGTGGACCAAGCTAACTTCAGATTACCTCAAGGAAGTGGATGTCTTTGTTTCCATGGGATACCACAAGAAAACCTATGGAGGCTACCATGGTAGAGTGTTTCTGAAAGGAGGCAGCGATAATGATGCTTCTCTGGTGATCACAGACCTTACTCTAGAGGATTATGGGAGATATAAGTGTGAGGTGATTGAAGGATTAGAAGATGATACTGCTGTGGTAGCATTAGATTTACAAG GTGTAGTATTCCCTTATTTTCCACGATTGGGGCGCTACAATCTCAATTTTCATGAGGCACAGCAGGCTTGTCTGGACCAGGATGCTGTGATTGCCTCCTTTGATCAGCTGTATGATGCCTGGCGGAGTGGGCTGGACTGGTGCAACGCTGGCTGGCTCAGTGATGGGTCTGTGCAATATCCCATCACAAAACCCAGAGAACCCTGTGGAGGCCAGAACACAGTCCCTGGCGTCAGGAACTACGGGTTTTGGGACAAAGATAAAAGCAGATATGATGTCTTCTGTTTTACATCCAATTTCAATG gCCGATTTTACTACCTGATCCACCCCACCAAGCTGACCTACGACGAAGCGGTGCAGGCTTGTCTCAATGATGGTGCTCAGATTGCTAAAGTGGGCCAGATATTCGCTGCCTGGAAACTTCTGGGATATGACCGTTGCGATGCAGGCTGGTTGGCAGACGGCAGTGTCCGCTACCCCATCTCTAGGCCAAGAAGGCGCTGCAGTCCTAGCGAGGCTGCAGTGCGCTTCGTGGGTTTCCCAGACAAAAAGCATAAGCTGTATGGTGTCTACTGCTTCAGAGCATACAACTGA